In one window of Photobacterium leiognathi DNA:
- a CDS encoding bifunctional NUDIX hydrolase/phosphatase PAP2 family protein yields the protein MTRIDMPQFNLTVFKSFLGILSFILFFFSALPAQAIPLVGSACVIRHGDKVLVIKEEISGKLALPGGQIGPDDTPEQAAVREVYEETGIKVEAVKLLKLRGNTTVFACVAKQPIPTSKVTPYLTPLDNTEQDDLLISAWQAKHFAKEVKRVYLLSVDNITKADYRYPNDVPLLSLWLKQVPESAVTDNGADYQSISSLHQWELHQIQAFQQTIKHSSDLVHRIFNTVMQVFNFPGEKPFIGVLLLIAAIGFGTTGLLALASILLSVTFTASVMKLWLASPRPFYIWPELQHASASGFGLPSGHTFMATVLWLMLWYNLPLFINRFKTNAITNIKIFRMKVLPLFILAIVLQAVARVWLGVHFISDTLLGVTVGTLLALVLIQWQRNGLMLNNIWYWRCWALFSAVIFVAVCYFQVPQQVYLLACTLAISGVVFVLNKRQDYKITWVTRFFLACSLIITVVVISATGFGLTHIVISTTVLLLIKVMMVIALVSACFALTHYIYRTLGTKLIE from the coding sequence ATGACGAGAATCGATATGCCTCAATTTAATCTAACTGTATTTAAATCATTTCTAGGCATATTGTCATTTATTCTTTTCTTTTTCTCTGCGTTGCCAGCACAAGCTATTCCGCTGGTAGGTTCAGCATGCGTGATCCGCCATGGTGATAAGGTGCTTGTGATCAAAGAAGAAATATCAGGAAAACTAGCGTTACCCGGCGGACAAATTGGCCCTGACGATACGCCAGAGCAAGCGGCGGTGCGTGAAGTTTATGAAGAAACAGGGATTAAAGTTGAAGCTGTAAAACTGCTCAAACTTCGTGGTAATACCACGGTATTTGCTTGTGTGGCTAAACAACCTATTCCTACCTCAAAAGTAACGCCGTATCTCACACCGTTAGATAATACAGAACAAGATGATTTACTGATCAGCGCATGGCAAGCCAAGCATTTTGCCAAAGAAGTGAAGCGAGTGTATTTGTTGTCGGTCGATAATATTACTAAAGCCGATTATCGCTACCCGAATGATGTGCCATTGCTTAGCCTTTGGCTTAAACAAGTACCAGAAAGTGCTGTGACTGATAACGGGGCTGATTATCAATCAATTAGCTCATTACATCAGTGGGAATTACATCAGATCCAAGCGTTTCAGCAAACAATTAAGCATAGCTCAGATCTCGTTCATCGTATTTTTAACACTGTAATGCAGGTATTTAATTTTCCGGGTGAGAAACCATTTATTGGTGTGTTGCTGCTCATTGCTGCGATTGGATTTGGGACAACAGGCTTGCTTGCTTTAGCTAGTATTTTATTGTCTGTGACTTTTACCGCATCAGTAATGAAGTTGTGGTTAGCCTCTCCTCGACCTTTTTATATTTGGCCTGAGTTACAACATGCATCTGCGAGTGGTTTTGGATTACCAAGCGGTCATACATTTATGGCGACGGTGTTGTGGTTAATGCTTTGGTACAACTTACCTTTATTCATTAACCGTTTTAAAACAAATGCGATTACGAATATCAAAATATTTCGTATGAAGGTACTGCCGTTGTTTATTCTGGCTATCGTGCTGCAAGCAGTCGCAAGGGTATGGTTAGGGGTACATTTTATTTCTGATACTTTATTGGGTGTGACGGTTGGAACGTTACTCGCTTTAGTGTTGATTCAATGGCAGCGCAACGGTTTGATGCTGAATAATATTTGGTACTGGCGATGTTGGGCTTTATTTAGTGCCGTGATTTTCGTTGCCGTGTGTTATTTCCAAGTGCCTCAACAAGTCTATTTACTGGCATGTACATTGGCAATTAGCGGTGTTGTTTTTGTTCTAAATAAGCGACAAGACTACAAAATTACTTGGGTAACTCGTTTCTTTTTAGCATGTAGTTTAATCATAACTGTCGTTGTAATTAGTGCTACTGGATTTGGGCTTACTCATATTGTGATTAGCACGACAGTTCTTCTATTGATCAAAGTCATGATGGTTATTGCACTTGTTAGCGCTTGTTTTGCCTTAACGCACTACATCTATCGAACACTTGGCACAAAACTTATTGAGTGA
- a CDS encoding NAD-dependent succinate-semialdehyde dehydrogenase translates to MSLSFGSLFKQQAFINGQWSDAFSGKTMDITNPATNEVIGHVPHMGVEETNIAIDAADKAYRLWSKTTAKHRATILRQWYELILSHCDELAHILTVEQGKPLAEAKGEITYAASFVEWYAEEAKRMNGEIIPSHKEDARILVSRQPVGVVAAITPWNFPAAMITRKCGPAFAAGCSVVLKPAPDTPYTAFALAELAHRAGIPAGLFNVITGDAVKIGAELTNNKRVRKISFTGSTAVGKLLMAQSAATVKKVSLELGGNAPFIVFDDADLDRAIDGVMIAKFRNAGQTCVCTNRIYVHNNIYDAFMEKLAEKVSALTVGNGLDNGVTIGPLINRAAVEKVEKHINDAMMKGANLVVGTREPSATCFVKPTVLGNVTDNMLVASEETFGPLAAVFKFTDDQDVIDRANNTDSGLAAYVYTQSLSRAFRVSEALEYGMVGVNEGLISTEVAPFGGVKESGIGREGAHQGLEEYTEMKYTLMGGL, encoded by the coding sequence ATGTCCCTTTCTTTTGGTAGTTTGTTTAAACAACAGGCATTCATTAATGGTCAGTGGAGTGATGCTTTTTCTGGCAAAACCATGGATATTACCAATCCTGCGACTAATGAAGTGATTGGTCATGTTCCGCATATGGGCGTTGAAGAAACCAATATTGCCATTGATGCTGCGGATAAGGCATACCGTTTGTGGTCAAAAACCACGGCAAAACATCGCGCTACGATCTTGCGTCAGTGGTATGAGTTAATTCTTTCACACTGTGATGAATTAGCTCATATTCTTACTGTAGAGCAAGGTAAACCTTTAGCTGAAGCAAAAGGTGAAATCACCTATGCCGCGAGCTTCGTTGAATGGTACGCGGAAGAAGCGAAGCGCATGAATGGCGAGATTATTCCTAGCCATAAAGAAGATGCGCGTATTTTAGTGTCTCGCCAACCTGTTGGTGTGGTTGCAGCAATTACCCCTTGGAATTTCCCTGCTGCAATGATCACCCGTAAATGTGGCCCAGCCTTTGCCGCAGGTTGCTCGGTGGTATTAAAGCCAGCACCGGATACTCCTTATACCGCGTTTGCGTTAGCTGAGCTTGCTCATCGTGCTGGCATTCCTGCTGGCTTATTTAACGTGATCACTGGTGATGCAGTAAAAATTGGTGCAGAGCTAACCAATAATAAGCGTGTTCGTAAAATTTCATTTACAGGCTCTACTGCTGTTGGCAAATTGTTGATGGCGCAATCAGCAGCAACGGTCAAAAAAGTCTCATTAGAGCTTGGTGGTAACGCGCCTTTTATCGTCTTTGATGATGCTGATTTAGATCGTGCGATTGATGGCGTGATGATTGCTAAATTTCGAAATGCGGGGCAAACCTGTGTATGTACTAACCGTATTTATGTACATAACAATATTTATGACGCATTTATGGAAAAGCTGGCAGAAAAAGTATCTGCACTGACTGTCGGTAATGGTTTAGACAATGGCGTCACCATTGGTCCTTTGATCAATCGTGCTGCGGTTGAAAAAGTCGAAAAGCATATCAATGACGCAATGATGAAAGGGGCTAACCTTGTTGTCGGGACGCGTGAACCGTCGGCAACATGTTTTGTAAAACCAACGGTACTTGGTAATGTGACTGATAATATGTTGGTTGCGAGTGAAGAAACCTTTGGCCCGTTAGCAGCCGTGTTTAAGTTCACTGATGATCAAGATGTGATTGATCGCGCCAACAATACAGATTCAGGTTTAGCGGCTTATGTTTACACCCAATCTTTATCACGCGCTTTTAGAGTCAGTGAAGCATTGGAATACGGTATGGTTGGGGTAAACGAAGGTTTGATCTCAACTGAAGTTGCGCCATTTGGTGGGGTAAAAGAATCAGGTATTGGTCGAGAAGGTGCTCATCAAGGATTAGAAGAATACACCGAAATGAAATATACCTTGATGGGTGGCTTATAA